One genomic region from Euzebya tangerina encodes:
- a CDS encoding iron-sulfur cluster assembly protein, translating to MTAAPTPGPDPDLAAGVAAALAEIDDPCLAAAGLPGSITELGLVQGITADSEGVVEVRVALTEIGCAFTHHLIDAITTATERTAGVTSASVQTVWTWVPEQMDPTLRDRLAANSTGLAEQLGTAPGRVTRLPIVTA from the coding sequence GTGACCGCGGCTCCGACGCCCGGACCTGACCCCGACCTCGCGGCCGGGGTCGCCGCGGCCCTCGCCGAGATCGACGACCCCTGCCTGGCGGCGGCGGGCCTTCCGGGCAGCATCACCGAGCTCGGGCTGGTCCAAGGGATCACCGCGGACAGCGAGGGCGTCGTCGAGGTCCGGGTTGCGCTCACCGAGATCGGGTGCGCCTTCACCCACCACCTGATCGATGCGATCACCACGGCGACCGAGCGCACAGCTGGTGTCACCAGCGCCAGTGTCCAGACGGTGTGGACGTGGGTGCCAGAGCAGATGGACCCGACCCTGCGCGACCGGCTTGCCGCGAACTCGACCGGGCTGGCGGAGCAGTTGGGAACCGCGCCGGGGCGCGTGACGCGCCTGCCGATCGTGACCGCCTGA
- a CDS encoding Clp protease N-terminal domain-containing protein, with protein sequence MFERFTEDAREVVVEAQRIGRERGERAIDEEHLLLALLVIGQPLGGALLTTGGLTAAAVRERMDRSDEQLLATLGVDVEVVRARMVRTFGEAAVRRLGRHRRGGHIPFTSAAKTLLERSLREALARKDRHIGPEHIVLAMFRRGGRVAADLREAGITRSQVEVEVDRVRRAA encoded by the coding sequence ATGTTCGAGCGATTCACCGAGGATGCGCGCGAAGTCGTCGTCGAGGCCCAGCGGATCGGCCGCGAGCGGGGCGAGCGAGCAATCGACGAAGAGCACCTGCTCCTCGCCCTGCTGGTGATCGGCCAACCGCTCGGCGGGGCGCTGTTGACGACCGGCGGCCTGACTGCCGCGGCAGTGCGGGAACGGATGGACCGGTCGGACGAACAACTCCTGGCCACGCTCGGCGTCGATGTCGAGGTGGTGCGAGCGCGGATGGTCAGGACCTTCGGTGAGGCGGCCGTCCGCCGTCTGGGCCGTCACCGACGAGGCGGCCACATTCCGTTCACGAGTGCCGCGAAGACGCTCCTCGAACGCTCGCTGCGGGAGGCGCTGGCCCGGAAGGACCGGCACATCGGCCCCGAGCACATCGTCCTGGCCATGTTCCGCCGCGGCGGCCGTGTAGCCGCAGACCTGCGGGAAGCCGGGATCACTCGCAGCCAGGTGGAGGTCGAGGTTGACCGGGTGCGGCGGGCGGCCTGA
- a CDS encoding PGPGW domain-containing protein, giving the protein MKGRAVRKTYLVVLGSVIVVAGLAMLLLPGPGLLVIALGLTTLASAGVLWAARLLVRTRDRLPDAEDGSGKPGLGKTMLISIDRRMGRISAVREVRRQDRLAREAAWREQLVTTDLDTLPGSQSVDDIKARGSADTAHRRLV; this is encoded by the coding sequence GTGAAAGGCCGAGCCGTGCGCAAGACCTACCTGGTGGTCCTGGGAAGTGTCATCGTCGTCGCCGGGCTTGCCATGCTGCTGCTGCCGGGGCCCGGCCTGCTCGTGATCGCGCTCGGTCTGACCACGCTGGCCTCGGCAGGTGTGCTGTGGGCGGCGCGGTTGCTGGTCCGGACCAGGGACCGGCTGCCAGACGCCGAGGACGGGTCCGGCAAGCCCGGCCTGGGCAAGACCATGCTGATCAGCATCGACCGACGGATGGGTCGCATCTCCGCGGTCCGGGAGGTCCGCAGGCAGGACCGGCTGGCCCGCGAGGCCGCGTGGCGGGAGCAGCTCGTGACGACCGACCTCGACACCCTGCCCGGCAGCCAGTCGGTGGACGACATCAAGGCGCGCGGGTCTGCAGACACCGCACACCGTCGGCTGGTCTAG
- a CDS encoding VIT1/CCC1 transporter family protein, whose amino-acid sequence MNAAGSLHDDEPHAESTAARLNWLRAGVLGANDGIVSISGLVVGVAAATTSTGAIATAGVAGVVAGAVSMALGEYVSVSTQRDSENALIAKEEAELEEMPEEELEELVALLEVKGLSAPTARAAATEMTQHDALAAHLDVELGLTPEDMANPWAAAVASAIAFVLGSLLPMAAILIPPAGSRIPIAFVGVLVALTLTGALSARLGASPLRPAVVRLVVGGALAMGFTYGIGALLGVSVAG is encoded by the coding sequence ATGAATGCGGCCGGATCGCTGCACGACGACGAGCCACACGCGGAGTCGACCGCCGCGCGCCTGAACTGGCTGCGAGCGGGTGTGCTGGGCGCGAACGACGGGATCGTGTCCATCTCCGGCCTGGTCGTCGGCGTCGCCGCCGCAACAACCTCCACCGGCGCCATCGCCACCGCGGGCGTGGCCGGCGTCGTGGCGGGAGCGGTCTCGATGGCCCTGGGCGAGTACGTCTCCGTGAGCACCCAGCGGGACTCCGAGAACGCCCTGATCGCGAAGGAGGAGGCCGAACTCGAGGAGATGCCGGAGGAGGAGCTCGAGGAGTTGGTCGCGCTGCTGGAGGTCAAGGGGCTGTCAGCCCCCACGGCTCGGGCAGCCGCGACGGAGATGACCCAGCACGATGCGCTGGCGGCACACCTTGACGTCGAGCTGGGACTCACGCCCGAGGACATGGCCAACCCCTGGGCGGCAGCCGTCGCCTCGGCAATCGCGTTCGTGCTCGGATCCCTCCTGCCGATGGCTGCGATCCTGATCCCACCCGCTGGATCGCGAATCCCGATCGCGTTCGTCGGGGTGCTGGTGGCGCTCACCCTCACCGGTGCGCTCAGTGCGCGGCTCGGCGCCTCACCCCTTCGTCCCGCGGTCGTCCGGTTGGTGGTCGGCGGAGCGCTCGCGATGGGCTTCACCTACGGCATCGGCGCCCTGCTGGGCGTCTCGGTCGCGGGCTAG
- a CDS encoding serine/threonine-protein kinase — MTLVAGRYELGERLGTGGTGEVWRAVDTTLERPVAVKRIRLDRVGHSGDTLSTEERVMREARVTARMADPGAVSIFDVVTEDADLYLVMELVDAPDLARLVARDGPLRPAAAARLGLQLLATLRAAHDLGIVHRDVKPSNVLVQPDGTPRLTDFGTAMLVDDDRLTMTGMVIGSPAYMSPEQATGDPVDHRSDLWSLAATLYHAVEGTAPFGGGTPVATINQVTNEPPRQPQRAGPLADVLLGVLVRDPAARPGHDQLAGSLTAVADGRAPRRVTARRATSTSNRPPSAPRTDAAPARATQSAEPPTSRRSASIATVVGLTVGALLVVAGTGFLVAQRLSSAEGTAAAEASAAAAVPPALISPTETAQPSTAPLLPSDQPTSPATSEPTPEPSPTPAPAPSPTPTAAEVDPPSPAPTPTDAEPIAIDDDGETEFGQGDVPDDWERYRPDDAPYRVEHPAGWTIDRRSDTITDIADPDSPAYLRLDWTDDPQPDALANWEAFEQDFGPSKPNYRRLRLEATTFDGQNAAIWEYTYDTDAGTVHAYNLNVSGEEFGYALNFQTSADLWDSQVELFDAFATSYEIVGLDDEDDDQDDEE, encoded by the coding sequence ATGACCCTCGTCGCGGGCCGATATGAGCTGGGTGAACGCCTGGGCACTGGCGGCACCGGTGAGGTGTGGCGGGCCGTCGACACCACCCTCGAGCGACCCGTAGCCGTCAAGCGGATCCGCCTCGACCGAGTCGGCCACTCCGGCGACACGCTGTCCACCGAGGAGCGGGTCATGCGAGAGGCCCGCGTCACCGCCCGCATGGCCGACCCCGGTGCGGTCAGCATCTTCGACGTCGTCACCGAGGACGCCGATCTCTACCTGGTCATGGAGCTGGTCGACGCCCCGGACCTGGCGCGGCTGGTTGCCCGCGACGGCCCGCTCCGGCCGGCCGCCGCCGCGAGGCTCGGTCTGCAGCTGCTGGCCACCCTCCGTGCCGCCCACGACCTCGGCATCGTCCACCGCGACGTCAAGCCCAGCAACGTGCTGGTGCAGCCCGACGGGACGCCGCGCCTGACGGACTTCGGGACCGCCATGCTGGTCGACGACGACCGGCTGACCATGACTGGCATGGTGATCGGTTCGCCGGCCTACATGTCCCCGGAGCAGGCCACCGGCGATCCGGTCGACCACCGCAGCGACCTCTGGTCGTTGGCCGCCACGCTCTACCACGCCGTCGAGGGAACGGCCCCGTTCGGCGGAGGCACTCCGGTTGCCACCATCAACCAGGTGACCAACGAACCACCCCGGCAGCCACAGCGGGCCGGCCCCCTCGCCGACGTCCTCCTCGGCGTCCTCGTTCGCGACCCGGCGGCTCGACCGGGCCACGACCAACTCGCCGGCTCGCTGACGGCCGTCGCCGATGGACGGGCTCCTCGCAGGGTGACAGCGCGGCGGGCGACATCGACGTCGAACAGACCACCTTCTGCGCCTCGGACTGACGCCGCTCCAGCGCGGGCCACCCAGTCAGCGGAGCCGCCGACGTCACGCCGATCGGCGTCGATCGCCACCGTGGTCGGCCTGACGGTCGGCGCCCTGCTGGTCGTTGCCGGAACCGGGTTCCTGGTGGCTCAGCGACTGTCCTCGGCAGAGGGCACGGCCGCGGCCGAAGCGAGCGCCGCCGCAGCCGTCCCTCCAGCGCTGATCAGCCCGACCGAGACCGCCCAACCCTCGACGGCACCACTCCTGCCGAGTGACCAGCCGACGTCGCCCGCGACCAGCGAGCCGACACCGGAGCCATCGCCAACCCCCGCGCCCGCCCCGAGCCCGACTCCGACGGCCGCCGAGGTCGACCCACCCTCGCCCGCCCCGACACCCACCGACGCGGAGCCGATCGCCATCGATGACGACGGCGAGACGGAGTTCGGCCAGGGAGACGTGCCGGACGACTGGGAGCGCTACCGCCCTGATGACGCGCCCTACCGGGTTGAGCACCCGGCGGGCTGGACCATCGATCGGCGCAGCGACACGATCACCGACATCGCCGACCCGGACAGCCCTGCCTACCTGCGCCTGGACTGGACCGACGATCCCCAACCGGACGCACTGGCCAACTGGGAGGCGTTCGAGCAGGACTTCGGCCCCTCCAAGCCCAACTACCGGCGCCTGCGGCTGGAAGCCACCACGTTCGACGGCCAGAACGCCGCGATCTGGGAGTACACCTACGACACCGACGCCGGGACGGTGCACGCCTACAACCTCAACGTCAGCGGTGAGGAGTTCGGCTATGCGCTGAACTTCCAGACCAGCGCAGACCTGTGGGACTCCCAGGTCGAGCTCTTCGACGCGTTCGCGACGTCCTACGAGATCGTCGGTCTGGACGACGAGGACGACGACCAGGACGACGAGGAGTAG
- a CDS encoding carbon-nitrogen hydrolase family protein produces the protein MTTVRAAAVHAAPILLDTAASTDKARSLIADAAEQGATFAVFPEVFLPGFPYWINCYPPIVQARLHQRYAAASVMADGPELAAVAEAAKTHGMTVVMGFSERNGGTLYNSQATIDADGQIRSVHRKLQPTFAERTVWGQGDGSTLRVVDTAAGRVGALACWEHTMNLARQALVVQGEQIHAGSWPGLSTLAGFNEVFDPQVEAMSRSHAITGQTFVVVASNPVTQQMLDVMAEALGEQEFVGVGGGWSAIIHPMTPYLAGPHIGSEETILVADLDLDELGGVKVFVDSAGHYGRAEVLRLDIDDRPKSAVAFGGSGFASGEPREGDETAGAAD, from the coding sequence ATGACCACCGTTCGCGCCGCGGCCGTGCACGCCGCTCCGATCCTCCTCGACACCGCCGCCTCGACCGACAAGGCCCGCTCGTTGATCGCCGACGCAGCCGAGCAGGGGGCCACGTTCGCGGTGTTCCCGGAGGTGTTCCTGCCCGGATTCCCCTACTGGATCAACTGCTATCCGCCCATCGTCCAGGCCAGGCTGCACCAGCGCTACGCCGCCGCATCGGTCATGGCCGACGGCCCTGAACTCGCCGCGGTCGCGGAGGCGGCGAAGACGCACGGGATGACGGTCGTCATGGGGTTCAGCGAGCGGAACGGCGGAACGCTCTACAACAGCCAGGCGACGATCGACGCCGACGGCCAGATCCGCTCGGTGCACCGCAAGCTCCAACCGACGTTCGCCGAGCGCACCGTCTGGGGGCAGGGCGACGGCTCGACCCTCCGGGTGGTGGACACCGCGGCGGGCCGCGTCGGCGCGCTGGCGTGCTGGGAGCACACGATGAACCTGGCCCGGCAGGCCCTCGTGGTCCAAGGCGAGCAGATCCACGCCGGCTCATGGCCGGGGCTGTCGACCCTGGCCGGCTTCAACGAGGTCTTCGACCCGCAGGTCGAAGCCATGAGCCGAAGCCATGCCATCACCGGCCAGACCTTCGTGGTCGTGGCCAGCAACCCGGTCACCCAGCAGATGCTGGACGTGATGGCCGAGGCACTCGGAGAGCAGGAGTTCGTCGGTGTCGGTGGCGGCTGGTCGGCGATCATCCACCCGATGACGCCGTACTTGGCCGGACCGCACATCGGGTCCGAGGAGACGATCCTGGTCGCTGACCTCGACCTCGACGAGCTCGGCGGCGTCAAGGTGTTCGTCGACTCCGCCGGCCACTACGGGCGTGCCGAGGTGCTGCGCCTGGACATCGACGACCGGCCGAAGAGCGCGGTCGCCTTCGGCGGCAGCGGATTCGCTTCCGGTGAGCCCCGCGAGGGCGACGAAACAGCGGGCGCCGCCGACTGA
- a CDS encoding helix-turn-helix domain-containing protein translates to MTAPPVVTAAGAASSRDPDTGLRAVAALRRLTDDLEALQVDNAREQGWTWRQIAEALGVSKQAVHKKHGRPRLRRG, encoded by the coding sequence ATGACTGCCCCCCCTGTCGTCACCGCCGCCGGTGCGGCGTCGAGCCGCGACCCGGACACCGGCCTTCGAGCCGTGGCAGCGCTCCGTCGCCTCACCGACGACCTGGAGGCGCTGCAGGTCGACAACGCCCGGGAGCAGGGCTGGACCTGGCGGCAGATCGCAGAAGCCCTCGGCGTCTCCAAGCAGGCCGTCCACAAGAAGCACGGCCGCCCCCGCCTACGGAGAGGATGA